The Glycine max cultivar Williams 82 chromosome 12, Glycine_max_v4.0, whole genome shotgun sequence genome window below encodes:
- the LOC100808099 gene encoding uncharacterized protein, giving the protein MAINSSIPFQHQFLHDERGEHILPPIPIPSRDPNHTNCNNNNNNISGHDLKPPELLIPVPNMPHFMPQDNTKFDSSSIGSDHLESLWDSVSSPQSTLSSTLISIQGSSEDSSQEPSPNSYDFCWNSTYDVVEMLEKMKLDERDSSKYNPGYGNHRLEISNVGACSLLHEQIQAIQLSRVRQEQILSEKHKLTAYRGKNHGQISQQFQKKVKGIDDGCDKGWRTRPPWHNRSHQQAGSRGKSCGTGVFLPCGRTSAPLESRKRPDKGCSTVLIPARVVQALQLHFEQMAATSGPKPGGFPPLHDVLVSNRDGMYSLQKRQSRYKPAHIQNEMILPQEWTY; this is encoded by the exons atggcTATTAACTCATCGATACCTTTTCAGCATCAGTTCCTCCATGACGAACGGGGCGAACATATTCTTCCACCAATACCAATACCATCACGTGACCCCAATCACACCAactgcaacaacaacaacaacaacattagcGGACATGATTTAAAGCCACCGGAGCTGCTCATTCCCGTCCCAAATATGCCTCACTTCATGCCTCAAGACAACACCAAATTCGATTCCTCAAGCATTGGTTCTGACCATCTGGAATCG CTATGGGATTCAGTTAGTTCGCCCCAGTCAACGCTCTCGTCAACTTTGATCTCAATTCAGGGTAGTTCTGAAGATTCTTCTCAGGAACCATCGCCTAATAGCTATGACTTTTGTTGGAACAGCACCTACGATGTGGTGGAGATGTTAGAGAAGATGAAGCTTGACGAAAGGGACAGTTCCAAATACAATCCTGGTTATGGGAATCACAGGTTGGAGATCTCAAACGTTGGAGCCTGCTCTCTCCTTCATGAACAAATTCAAGCAATTCAA TTGTCTCGGGTCAGGCAAGAGCAGATTCTGTCTGAGAAGCATAAACTAACTGCATACAGAGGAAAAAATCATGGGCAGATATCACAGCAATTTCAGAAGAAAGTTAAAGGGATTGATGATGGGTGTGATAAAGGATGGAGGACTCGTCCACCGTGGCACAATCGTTCACACCAGCAAGCTGGTTCAAGAGGCAAGTCTTGTGGAACTGGTGTTTTCTTGCCATGTGGCAGAACAAGTGCACCGTTGGAGTCACGTAAGAGACCAG ATAAAGGATGCTCCACAGTTCTTATACCAGCTAGAGTAGTACAGGCTTTGCAACTCCACTTTGAGCAAATGGCTGCCACGTCTGGGCCCAAACCTGGTGGCTTCCCTCCCCTACATG ATGTTTTAGTGAGTAACAGGGATGGCATGTATTCATTACAAAAGCGCCAATCACGCTACAAACCGGCACATATCCAGAATGAGATGATTCTGCCTCAAGAATGGACCTATTGA
- the LOC100305751 gene encoding putative heat shock protein, with amino-acid sequence MSIVPINQGHSQDSWDQFIDFPLPPSISSFFPGFEFGFGSSVVNTRVDWRETPRAHVWKVVLPGFTNEDVLVELQDQRVLQVSVESGNFLTRFKIPDNGNLEQLKTNMRHGILLVTVPKFHQPTSNRNVRVVEIEGTD; translated from the coding sequence ATGTCAATTGTTCCAATCAACCAAGGTCACTCCCAGGACTCTTGGGATCAATTCATCGATTTTCCTCTCCCTCCTTCCATCTCCAGCTTCTTCCCCGGCTTCGAATTCGGATTCGGCTCATCGGTGGTTAACACACGTGTGGACTGGAGGGAGACTCCCAGAGCCCACGTGTGGAAGGTCGTGCTTCCTGGCTTCACAAACGAGGACGTGCTGGTTGAGCTACAAGACCAGAGGGTGCTCCAGGTCAGCGTGGAGAGTGGTAACTTCCTGACGAGGTTTAAGATCCCCGACAACGGTAACCTCGAACAACTCAAAACCAACATGCGTCACGGGATTCTCCTTGTCACTGTTCCCAAGTTTCATCAACCCACTTCTAATAGGAATGTCAGGGTCGTTGAGATTGAAGGCACCGACTGA